From Pseudofrankia saprophytica, a single genomic window includes:
- a CDS encoding c-type cytochrome, with amino-acid sequence MTASTGNENMAEPTGPAAEAAAATVSTGVPEAAEVSDVAEAVEVAATGVGGDTATASALAVTEPDIEDLDAEVAEDLDAGDLDAEVTDAEGRDAAEQAADTPAPLAGVRGRLVTRTSRSSRRPASARRRRRSSTLVLSLALMATGVLWSVLAPSGSAADSADNAAVREGRALYLQGCSTCHGINAAGTVSGPSLIGVGSAAVDFQVSTGRMPLAHPGAQAERKDPSYSETQIDQLAAYIQTLGGGTTTPEISKEDLADADLTYGGELYRANCAQCHQSAGQGAPLTYGKYAPALTDATPEQIVEAMRVGPESMPVFGSGQVDDEGAKAIAAYIIMNRDTPSPGGHKLGSYGPVPEGLLAWLIGIGGLLGVCLWIGARQKV; translated from the coding sequence ATGACTGCATCCACCGGCAACGAGAACATGGCCGAGCCCACCGGTCCCGCCGCCGAGGCGGCCGCGGCGACCGTGTCGACCGGCGTGCCCGAGGCGGCGGAGGTGAGTGACGTGGCCGAGGCGGTTGAGGTGGCGGCGACCGGGGTGGGCGGCGACACGGCCACGGCGTCAGCGCTCGCGGTGACCGAGCCGGACATCGAGGACCTGGACGCCGAGGTGGCCGAAGACCTGGACGCCGGGGACCTGGACGCCGAGGTGACGGATGCCGAGGGGCGCGACGCCGCGGAGCAGGCGGCGGACACGCCCGCGCCGCTCGCGGGGGTGCGCGGCCGGCTGGTCACCAGGACCTCCCGCTCGTCTCGTCGCCCGGCCAGCGCGCGCCGTCGGCGCCGCTCGTCAACGCTCGTCCTCTCGCTCGCCCTCATGGCCACGGGCGTGCTGTGGTCGGTGCTGGCGCCCAGCGGCAGCGCGGCGGACTCGGCCGACAACGCGGCGGTCCGCGAGGGTCGCGCCCTCTACCTGCAGGGCTGCTCGACCTGCCACGGGATCAACGCGGCCGGCACGGTCTCCGGCCCTAGCCTGATCGGCGTCGGCTCCGCTGCGGTCGACTTCCAGGTGTCCACCGGGCGCATGCCGCTCGCGCACCCGGGCGCCCAGGCCGAGCGCAAGGACCCGAGCTACTCGGAGACGCAGATCGACCAGCTCGCGGCCTACATCCAGACGCTCGGCGGCGGCACCACCACGCCGGAGATCAGCAAGGAGGACCTCGCCGACGCGGACCTGACCTACGGCGGCGAGCTCTACCGGGCGAACTGCGCGCAGTGCCACCAGTCCGCGGGCCAGGGCGCTCCGCTGACCTACGGCAAGTACGCCCCGGCGCTGACCGACGCGACGCCGGAGCAGATCGTCGAGGCCATGCGTGTCGGTCCCGAGTCGATGCCGGTGTTCGGCTCCGGCCAGGTCGATGACGAGGGCGCCAAGGCGATCGCGGCCTACATCATCATGAACCGCGACACCCCCAGCCCCGGTGGTCACAAGCTGGGCAGCTACGGCCCCGTCCCGGAGGGCCTGCTCGCCTGGCTGATCGGTATCGGCGGCCTGCTCGGCGTGTGCCTGTGGATCGGAGCGAGGCAGAAAGTATGA
- a CDS encoding cytochrome c oxidase subunit 3 — protein sequence MTDVATAPVLEKAPPPHPMANRPSMVSVGTVVWLSSELMFFAALFAMYYTIRSVNSGNWPPTTGDPAGSEIGPVHLHVAYALVFTVILVLSSVTCQLGVFAAERGDVFGLRRWYTISFVMGLVFVLGQANEFFRENEFGLNSHAYGSVYYLTSGFHGLHVIGGLIAFLMVLARSTFGRFTPEKATSAIVVSYYWHFVDVVWIGLFATIYLLQ from the coding sequence ATGACCGACGTGGCCACGGCACCCGTCCTCGAGAAGGCTCCGCCCCCACATCCCATGGCCAACCGTCCGTCGATGGTCTCGGTTGGCACCGTGGTGTGGCTGTCGTCGGAGCTGATGTTCTTCGCGGCGCTCTTCGCGATGTACTACACGATCCGTTCGGTCAACAGCGGCAACTGGCCGCCTACGACCGGTGATCCGGCTGGTTCCGAGATCGGCCCAGTGCACCTGCACGTCGCCTATGCGCTGGTCTTCACCGTGATCCTGGTGCTGTCCAGCGTCACCTGCCAGCTCGGCGTGTTCGCCGCGGAGCGGGGCGACGTGTTCGGGCTGCGTCGCTGGTACACGATCTCGTTCGTCATGGGCCTGGTCTTCGTCCTCGGCCAGGCGAACGAGTTCTTCCGGGAGAACGAGTTCGGGCTGAACTCGCACGCCTACGGCTCGGTGTACTACCTGACCAGCGGCTTCCACGGTCTGCACGTGATCGGCGGTCTGATCGCCTTCCTCATGGTCCTGGCCAGGTCGACCTTCGGGCGCTTCACGCCGGAGAAGGCGACCTCGGCGATCGTCGTGTCGTACTACTGGCACTTCGTCGACGTCGTCTGGATCGGCCTGTTCGCGACCATCTACCTCCTCCAGTGA
- a CDS encoding DUF3501 family protein encodes MTLTVDDITTDHQAYAASRAEARKRMIPVRAERRVRVGDLIAFEFENLDTLRYQVQEMVYTERLTERTDVAHEVEVYGRLMPSSHALTATMFVELRATESVREELAHLAGLQNAIALEIDGERAPAEEIRGVDEDPDTPSETVSVHMFRFPLTDEQRDKFRDPEVPVELAVDHEAYSDSTPIEGPTRKSLIADLRL; translated from the coding sequence ATGACGCTGACCGTCGACGACATCACCACCGACCACCAGGCCTATGCGGCCAGCCGCGCCGAGGCGCGCAAACGGATGATCCCGGTGCGTGCCGAGCGGCGGGTCCGCGTCGGCGACCTCATCGCGTTCGAGTTCGAGAACCTGGACACGCTGCGTTACCAGGTGCAGGAGATGGTCTACACAGAGCGGCTGACCGAGCGGACCGACGTCGCGCACGAGGTCGAGGTCTACGGGCGGCTGATGCCGTCCAGCCACGCGCTGACGGCGACCATGTTCGTCGAGCTGCGGGCCACCGAGTCGGTGCGCGAGGAGCTGGCGCACCTCGCCGGCCTGCAGAACGCGATCGCCCTGGAGATCGACGGGGAGCGCGCGCCGGCCGAGGAGATCCGCGGCGTCGACGAGGACCCGGACACGCCAAGCGAGACCGTCTCGGTGCACATGTTCCGGTTCCCGCTGACCGACGAGCAGCGCGACAAGTTCCGCGACCCCGAGGTCCCGGTCGAGCTCGCCGTCGACCACGAGGCCTACAGCGACTCCACCCCCATCGAGGGCCCGACCCGCAAGAGCCTCATCGCGGACCTCAGGCTGTGA
- a CDS encoding rubrerythrin family protein, which produces MPKLEGTKTHANLKEAFAGESQANRRYLYFARRADIEGLTDAASLFRDTAEGETGHAFGHMDFLAEVGDPATDAPVGDTSKNLASAVAGETYEFTAMYPGFAKDAREEGFEEIADWFATLARAEKTHAGRFQKALDAVLAEENA; this is translated from the coding sequence ATGCCGAAGCTCGAGGGCACCAAGACGCACGCGAACCTCAAGGAGGCGTTCGCCGGCGAGAGCCAGGCCAACCGCCGCTACCTGTACTTCGCGCGTCGTGCCGACATCGAGGGCCTGACCGACGCGGCCTCGCTGTTCCGCGACACCGCGGAGGGTGAGACCGGCCACGCCTTCGGCCACATGGACTTCCTGGCCGAGGTCGGCGACCCTGCGACCGACGCGCCGGTCGGCGACACCTCCAAGAACCTGGCCTCGGCCGTCGCCGGCGAGACCTACGAGTTCACCGCGATGTACCCGGGCTTCGCCAAGGACGCCCGCGAGGAGGGCTTCGAGGAGATCGCCGACTGGTTCGCCACGCTGGCCCGGGCCGAGAAGACCCACGCCGGCCGGTTCCAGAAGGCCCTCGACGCCGTCCTGGCCGAGGAGAACGCCTAG
- a CDS encoding Fur family transcriptional regulator, whose protein sequence is MPNREQELRLTPQRAAVLAVLRAAHDHPTASEVYERVRAVAPGIGSATVYRSLALLVDTGHALELNLGAGVAARYDANTDRHDHAVCDRCGRAVDIDHPIPRGMVAEIARNSGFSITGYDLQFRGLCPECVASAGAVPDPSADRGA, encoded by the coding sequence GTGCCGAACCGGGAGCAGGAGCTACGGCTGACTCCCCAGCGTGCCGCCGTGCTGGCGGTGCTGCGGGCGGCGCACGACCATCCGACCGCGTCCGAGGTGTACGAGCGGGTGCGTGCGGTCGCGCCGGGCATCGGGAGCGCGACCGTCTACCGCTCGCTCGCGCTGCTGGTCGACACCGGGCACGCCCTGGAGCTCAACCTGGGCGCTGGAGTTGCCGCCCGCTATGACGCCAACACCGACCGCCATGACCACGCGGTCTGTGACCGGTGCGGACGCGCGGTCGACATCGACCACCCCATCCCGCGCGGGATGGTGGCGGAGATCGCTCGGAACTCGGGTTTCTCCATCACCGGCTACGACCTGCAGTTCCGCGGCCTCTGCCCGGAGTGCGTGGCGTCAGCCGGCGCCGTGCCCGATCCGAGTGCGGACAGGGGGGCCTGA
- a CDS encoding response regulator transcription factor, with protein sequence MSTVLVYADRADVRERVKAAIGTLPDQQLGEIEFVDVADGRDLVTAVDRGEADLCVLDAEATPEGGMGLSRQLKNEITDCPPTILLVARQDDRWLATWSLADAVVTHPVDPEELTAAVVGLLRARASGAPVRRPVTYAAHGTSER encoded by the coding sequence ATGAGCACCGTCCTGGTGTACGCCGACCGGGCTGACGTGCGCGAGCGCGTCAAGGCGGCCATCGGCACCCTCCCCGACCAGCAGCTCGGCGAGATCGAGTTCGTCGACGTGGCCGACGGCCGCGATCTGGTGACCGCCGTCGACCGCGGTGAGGCGGATCTCTGCGTCCTGGACGCGGAGGCCACCCCCGAAGGCGGGATGGGGCTGTCTCGCCAGCTGAAGAACGAGATCACCGACTGCCCACCCACGATCCTCCTGGTGGCGCGCCAGGACGACCGGTGGCTCGCGACGTGGTCGCTGGCGGACGCTGTGGTGACCCACCCGGTCGACCCGGAGGAGCTGACGGCCGCCGTCGTCGGCCTGCTGCGGGCCAGGGCCTCCGGGGCACCCGTCCGCCGGCCGGTCACCTACGCGGCGCACGGAACGTCCGAGCGGTGA
- the trpD gene encoding anthranilate phosphoribosyltransferase, whose protein sequence is MTPSAPSPAEQTWPDLLHALLSGQDLAAEQASWAMNEIMSGAASPARVAAFVVALRAKGETAAEIGGMVASMLDFALPVHADASLLAAAVDTCGTGGDRSHTVNLSTMAAIVAAAAGVPVVKHGNRASSSSCGSADLLEELGVVIELSAAGVASTLAEAGIAFCFARAFHPAMRHVGAVRAELGVPTAFNILGPLTNPARPGAQSLGVADARLAPVMAQVLADRGTRALVFRGDDGLDELSPSAPSTIWVTSGDGELRTERFDPRDVGIDVADRQALRGADAPFNAGVTRAVLAGKPGPVRDAVLLASAAAIVAAEGPTSQPVTEQIRPQLERAAAAVDSGAATAVLERWAAASQTAARDQAAAVSQAAAGS, encoded by the coding sequence GTGACGCCCTCGGCGCCGTCGCCGGCCGAGCAGACCTGGCCCGACCTGCTGCACGCGCTGCTGTCCGGCCAGGACCTCGCGGCGGAGCAGGCCAGCTGGGCGATGAACGAGATCATGTCCGGCGCGGCCAGCCCCGCGCGGGTCGCCGCGTTCGTCGTCGCGCTGCGCGCCAAGGGCGAGACCGCGGCCGAGATCGGCGGCATGGTCGCCTCGATGCTCGACTTCGCCCTCCCCGTGCACGCCGACGCGTCGTTGCTCGCCGCCGCCGTCGACACATGTGGCACCGGCGGCGACCGGTCGCACACGGTCAACCTGTCGACGATGGCGGCGATCGTCGCCGCCGCCGCCGGCGTCCCGGTCGTCAAGCACGGCAACCGGGCGTCGTCGTCGTCGTGCGGCTCGGCGGACCTGCTCGAGGAGCTCGGCGTCGTGATCGAGCTCTCGGCGGCGGGGGTGGCGTCGACGCTCGCCGAGGCGGGGATCGCGTTCTGCTTCGCGCGGGCGTTCCACCCGGCCATGCGCCACGTGGGGGCGGTGCGCGCCGAGCTCGGGGTGCCGACGGCGTTCAACATTCTCGGGCCGCTCACGAACCCCGCCAGGCCCGGCGCGCAGTCGCTCGGCGTCGCCGATGCCCGGCTCGCGCCGGTGATGGCGCAGGTGCTCGCGGACCGCGGCACCCGGGCGCTGGTGTTCCGTGGCGACGACGGGCTGGACGAGCTGTCCCCGTCCGCGCCGTCGACGATCTGGGTGACCAGCGGGGACGGCGAGCTGCGGACGGAGCGCTTCGACCCGCGCGACGTCGGCATCGACGTGGCGGATCGCCAGGCACTGCGCGGAGCTGACGCGCCGTTCAACGCAGGGGTGACCCGCGCGGTGCTCGCCGGCAAGCCAGGCCCGGTGCGCGACGCGGTACTGCTCGCCTCGGCCGCGGCGATCGTCGCGGCCGAGGGGCCGACCAGCCAGCCGGTGACGGAACAGATCCGCCCGCAGCTCGAACGCGCCGCCGCGGCCGTCGACTCCGGCGCCGCCACCGCCGTCCTCGAGCGTTGGGCAGCCGCCAGCCAGACCGCCGCTCGCGACCAGGCGGCGGCTGTCAGCCAGGCGGCCGCCGGTTCCTAG
- a CDS encoding type II toxin-antitoxin system PemK/MazF family toxin, translated as MIDDVRDQIVYEPRRDGRPDPGEVVWAWVPFEDDPSQGKDRPVLLIGTRGDQLLGLMLTSKDHDRDAQQEAHYGRHWMDVGTGGWDREGRPSEVRLDRLLVLDPEVVRREGAALREGVFDEVVAAARRFHS; from the coding sequence ATGATCGACGACGTGCGGGACCAGATCGTCTACGAGCCCAGGCGTGACGGGCGGCCCGACCCGGGCGAGGTGGTGTGGGCGTGGGTGCCCTTCGAGGACGACCCGAGCCAGGGCAAGGACCGGCCGGTGTTGCTGATCGGCACCCGCGGTGACCAGCTGCTCGGCCTGATGCTCACCAGCAAGGACCACGACCGGGACGCCCAGCAGGAAGCCCACTACGGCCGCCACTGGATGGACGTCGGCACCGGCGGCTGGGACCGCGAGGGTCGGCCGAGCGAGGTCCGCCTCGACCGGCTGCTCGTGCTCGACCCCGAGGTGGTTCGGCGCGAGGGCGCCGCCCTGCGCGAGGGCGTCTTCGACGAGGTGGTCGCCGCCGCCCGTCGGTTCCACTCCTGA
- a CDS encoding cytochrome c oxidase subunit 4: MRVEGYVFSIIGVFAVIVDIIYWIYSQDPTGTAALALTGGMGFLVGGYLLFTGRRIGMRPQDLPDAEVADGAGELGHFTPGSYYPFFIAASATLLVSGFIFGIWLALIGGLMTVFFATCLVFENYWHPPVPED; encoded by the coding sequence ATGAGGGTAGAAGGCTACGTCTTCAGCATCATCGGCGTGTTCGCCGTGATCGTCGACATCATTTACTGGATCTACTCGCAAGACCCGACGGGTACCGCGGCGCTGGCCCTGACCGGGGGCATGGGCTTCCTGGTCGGTGGCTACCTGCTGTTCACCGGCCGGCGGATCGGGATGCGCCCGCAGGATCTTCCCGACGCGGAGGTCGCGGACGGCGCGGGCGAGCTCGGGCACTTCACCCCGGGCAGCTACTACCCGTTCTTCATCGCCGCCAGCGCCACCCTTCTCGTGTCGGGCTTCATCTTCGGCATCTGGCTCGCCCTGATCGGCGGCCTGATGACCGTGTTCTTCGCGACCTGCCTGGTCTTCGAGAACTACTGGCACCCGCCGGTCCCCGAGGACTAG
- the ctaD gene encoding cytochrome c oxidase subunit I: MTLVHEPPVGHAGPPADEAPPKAVNSLLGYLRTTSHKDIALMYFLTSFAFFAFAGILAMFMRAELARPGLQFLSNEQYNQLFTIHGTLMLLMFATPLAFAFANYLIPLQIGSPDVAFPRLNALSYWLFLFGSLTVVAGFLTPDGAAAFGWFAYAPLNSATYSPGVGGDLWVLGLATSGMGTILGGVNMITTILCLRAPGMTMFRMPIFCWNFLVTSILVLVAFPPLAAALFALEADRRFGAHVFDAANGGAILWQHLFWFFGHPEVYIIALPFFGIITEVLPVFSRKPLFGYKGLVFATIGIGALSISVWAHHMFVTGAVLLPFFAFLSFLIAVPTGVKFFNWIGTMWRGSLTFETPMLFALGFLVTFLFGGLTGVLLASPPIDFHVSDSYFVVAHFHYVVFGSVVFAAYSGVYFWFPKVTGRLMNERIGKIHFWTLFFGFHMTFLVQHWLGIKGMPRRYADYGPDDGFTTLNTFSTAGAFLLALSTLPFMYNLWHSYKKGRIVKVDDPWGFSNSLEWATSCPPPRHNFLSLPRIRSERPAFDLHHPAYATGGAIEQRATPELSS, encoded by the coding sequence GTGACGCTTGTGCACGAGCCGCCGGTCGGGCACGCGGGCCCGCCGGCCGACGAGGCGCCGCCCAAGGCGGTGAACAGCCTCCTGGGCTACCTGCGGACGACGTCCCACAAGGACATCGCCCTCATGTACTTCCTGACCTCGTTCGCGTTCTTCGCCTTCGCCGGCATCCTGGCGATGTTCATGCGGGCCGAGCTCGCGCGGCCGGGCCTGCAGTTCCTGTCGAACGAGCAGTACAACCAGCTGTTCACGATCCACGGCACGCTGATGCTGCTGATGTTCGCGACGCCGCTGGCCTTCGCGTTCGCGAACTACCTGATCCCCCTGCAGATCGGCTCGCCGGACGTCGCGTTCCCGCGGCTGAACGCGCTGTCGTACTGGCTGTTCCTGTTCGGCAGCCTGACGGTGGTCGCCGGCTTCCTGACGCCGGACGGCGCCGCGGCGTTCGGCTGGTTCGCCTACGCGCCGCTGAACAGCGCCACCTACTCGCCCGGCGTCGGCGGCGACCTGTGGGTGCTGGGCCTGGCGACGTCAGGTATGGGCACCATCCTCGGCGGCGTCAACATGATCACCACGATCCTGTGCCTGCGCGCGCCCGGCATGACGATGTTCCGGATGCCGATCTTCTGCTGGAACTTCCTGGTGACGTCGATCCTGGTGCTGGTCGCCTTCCCGCCGCTGGCGGCGGCGCTGTTCGCGCTGGAGGCCGACCGCCGGTTCGGCGCGCACGTCTTCGACGCGGCCAACGGCGGCGCGATCCTCTGGCAGCACCTGTTCTGGTTCTTCGGGCATCCCGAGGTCTACATCATCGCCCTGCCGTTCTTCGGGATCATCACCGAGGTACTACCGGTCTTCTCCCGTAAACCGTTGTTCGGCTACAAGGGCCTGGTCTTCGCGACCATCGGCATCGGCGCGCTGTCGATCTCGGTCTGGGCGCACCACATGTTCGTCACCGGCGCGGTGCTGCTGCCGTTCTTCGCCTTCCTGTCGTTCCTGATCGCGGTGCCCACCGGGGTCAAGTTCTTCAACTGGATCGGCACGATGTGGCGCGGCTCGCTCACCTTCGAGACGCCGATGCTGTTCGCCCTCGGCTTCCTGGTGACGTTCCTGTTCGGTGGCCTGACCGGTGTGCTGCTCGCCAGCCCGCCGATCGACTTCCACGTCTCCGACAGCTACTTCGTCGTCGCCCACTTCCACTACGTGGTGTTCGGGTCGGTCGTGTTCGCCGCCTACTCCGGCGTCTACTTCTGGTTCCCGAAGGTCACCGGCCGGCTGATGAACGAGCGCATCGGGAAGATCCATTTCTGGACGCTGTTCTTCGGCTTCCACATGACCTTCCTGGTGCAGCACTGGCTGGGCATCAAGGGCATGCCTCGCCGGTACGCCGACTACGGCCCGGACGACGGCTTCACCACGCTGAACACCTTCTCGACGGCGGGCGCGTTCCTCCTGGCGCTGTCGACCCTGCCGTTCATGTACAACCTGTGGCATTCGTACAAGAAGGGCCGGATCGTCAAGGTCGACGACCCGTGGGGCTTCAGCAACTCGCTGGAGTGGGCCACATCCTGCCCGCCGCCGCGGCACAACTTCCTGTCGCTGCCGCGGATCCGCTCCGAGCGTCCCGCCTTCGACCTGCACCACCCGGCGTACGCCACGGGCGGGGCGATAGAGCAGCGCGCCACTCCGGAACTGAGCAGCTAA
- the coxB gene encoding cytochrome c oxidase subunit II: MRSSFGRTRPARADTGAAGVERPPMLSRAGVHDGVMASSGGSGGGRDGVAPTGGAATGTAGEPALADGGRAVGVGRSSHRRGRAGRVTRLGAGLVVLALTATACGVPNFGFPDGVTNQTPRILNLWKGSAVAALAVGVLVWGLIFYAIIAFRKRSEVLPRQVRYNLPVEVLYTVVPLVIVAGLFYYTARDETEIDKVSANPDVTVNVVGFRWNWQFRYTDTGKSGGSVVEVTGQPGQPAVLVLPEGRSVQFVLTSPDVIHSFWVPEFLFKRDVVPGRINTFEVTPTKTGTFIGRCAELCGADHDKMNFYVNVVPADQYDKFIAERTAASAAAAGTPALTTAGSGTTSGSGQ; the protein is encoded by the coding sequence GTGAGGAGTTCCTTCGGTCGGACCCGGCCGGCGCGCGCGGACACGGGTGCGGCGGGCGTCGAACGCCCGCCCATGCTGTCCCGGGCCGGGGTCCATGACGGTGTCATGGCCTCGTCCGGGGGCAGTGGAGGTGGCCGGGACGGCGTCGCGCCGACAGGCGGCGCGGCCACCGGCACCGCGGGCGAGCCAGCCCTCGCGGACGGCGGGCGTGCCGTCGGCGTGGGTCGTAGTAGTCATCGCCGCGGGCGCGCCGGCCGGGTGACCCGGCTCGGTGCCGGTCTCGTCGTGCTCGCACTGACCGCGACCGCCTGCGGCGTGCCGAACTTCGGCTTCCCGGACGGGGTGACCAACCAGACCCCCCGCATCCTGAACCTGTGGAAGGGCTCGGCCGTCGCCGCGCTCGCGGTCGGTGTGCTGGTCTGGGGGCTGATCTTCTACGCGATCATCGCGTTCCGGAAGCGGTCGGAGGTCCTGCCTCGCCAGGTCCGGTACAACCTCCCCGTCGAGGTGCTGTACACGGTGGTGCCGCTGGTGATCGTCGCCGGGCTGTTCTACTACACCGCCCGGGACGAGACCGAGATTGACAAGGTCTCCGCCAACCCGGACGTCACGGTGAACGTGGTCGGCTTCCGCTGGAACTGGCAGTTCCGCTACACCGACACCGGCAAGAGCGGCGGCAGCGTCGTCGAGGTGACCGGCCAGCCCGGCCAGCCGGCCGTGCTGGTGCTGCCCGAGGGACGCTCCGTGCAGTTCGTGCTGACCTCGCCGGACGTCATCCACTCGTTCTGGGTGCCGGAGTTCCTGTTCAAGCGGGACGTCGTGCCGGGCCGGATCAACACGTTCGAGGTCACGCCGACCAAGACGGGGACGTTCATCGGCCGCTGCGCCGAGCTCTGTGGCGCGGACCACGACAAGATGAACTTCTACGTCAACGTCGTCCCCGCCGACCAGTACGACAAGTTCATCGCGGAGCGTACGGCGGCGAGCGCCGCGGCCGCCGGCACTCCCGCGCTCACCACTGCCGGCAGCGGCACGACCTCCGGGAGCGGACAGTGA